A genomic window from Bdellovibrio sp. SKB1291214 includes:
- the folE2 gene encoding GTP cyclohydrolase FolE2 → MTNKHLPDVAKETHTEKFAPIDWVGMGSIELPILLKQADGVYRIPARADAKVSLDKKPSRGIHMSRLYLITQETLSKNEMTLGLLGQATDEFLKTHEELSTQALIQVQFEAPLVRKALKSANQAWRSYPVTLSAFNENGVKKYYVEAVITYSSTCPASAALSRQLIQDNFKQQFGATSLDFDVVHQWLGTTQGIVATPHAQRSFARVKIEVGPNYDYAKIIDVIEDALQTAVQGAVKREDEQEFALRNGQNLMFCEDAARRGKEALDKQSDILDYVVEFSHVESLHPHNAVSHISAGKNLRTF, encoded by the coding sequence ATGACGAACAAACATCTTCCAGACGTCGCTAAAGAAACTCATACAGAAAAATTCGCTCCCATTGATTGGGTGGGTATGGGTTCCATCGAACTTCCTATTTTATTAAAACAAGCTGATGGCGTGTATCGCATTCCTGCGCGCGCTGATGCGAAAGTCAGTCTTGATAAAAAACCTTCCCGTGGCATTCATATGTCGCGCTTGTATTTGATCACTCAGGAAACACTTTCAAAAAACGAAATGACATTGGGTCTTTTGGGACAAGCAACAGACGAGTTTTTGAAAACTCACGAAGAGCTTTCCACACAAGCTTTGATCCAAGTTCAATTCGAAGCGCCATTGGTACGTAAGGCTTTAAAGAGTGCGAACCAAGCATGGCGCTCTTATCCTGTCACGCTGTCAGCTTTCAATGAAAACGGTGTTAAGAAATACTATGTTGAAGCCGTGATTACTTATTCTTCAACATGTCCTGCCTCCGCGGCGCTGTCTCGCCAGTTGATTCAAGACAACTTCAAACAGCAATTTGGAGCGACATCGTTAGATTTTGATGTGGTTCACCAATGGTTGGGAACGACTCAAGGGATCGTGGCGACTCCGCATGCGCAACGCAGTTTTGCCCGTGTGAAAATTGAAGTCGGTCCAAATTATGACTACGCAAAAATCATCGATGTGATCGAAGATGCTTTGCAGACGGCAGTTCAAGGTGCGGTTAAACGTGAAGACGAGCAGGAGTTCGCTCTTCGAAATGGCCAAAACCTGATGTTCTGTGAAGACGCAGCTCGTCGCGGCAAAGAAGCATTGGATAAACAGAGCGATATTCTAGATTACGTCGTTGAGTTCAGCCACGTTGAGAGTTTGCATCCGCACAATGCGGTATCCCATATCTCTGCCGGGAAGAATTTACGCACTTTTTGA
- a CDS encoding Fur family transcriptional regulator: MGRDSVPLLPRQHDEDIVIHHDPFDEAELKKIIRALNLKVTSQRMAILKTLHEGRRHVTAQELYEKLAKDHPEIGFATVYRFLRTLTEGAFVTEVRMGGLPARYELTPKGHHDHLTCVKCGKICEFENRAIEQLQEKVANQFGFALTHHILELYGVCPDCQAKANK; this comes from the coding sequence ATGGGACGAGATTCAGTACCACTTTTACCAAGACAACATGATGAAGACATTGTGATCCATCACGATCCATTTGATGAGGCTGAACTCAAGAAGATCATCCGTGCGTTGAACTTGAAGGTGACTTCTCAACGAATGGCCATTCTTAAAACTCTTCACGAAGGACGTCGTCACGTCACAGCCCAAGAGCTTTACGAAAAATTGGCGAAGGACCATCCTGAAATCGGTTTCGCCACTGTTTACCGCTTCCTTCGTACTTTGACTGAAGGCGCTTTCGTTACGGAAGTGCGCATGGGTGGTTTGCCCGCTCGTTACGAGCTCACACCAAAGGGTCACCATGACCATTTGACGTGTGTGAAGTGCGGTAAGATCTGTGAATTCGAAAATCGCGCGATCGAGCAACTACAAGAAAAAGTAGCGAACCAATTCGGTTTCGCACTGACTCACCATATCCTTGAGCTTTACGGCGTCTGCCCGGATTGCCAAGCTAAAGCCAACAAATAG
- the uvrA gene encoding excinuclease ABC subunit UvrA, which yields MSQAEDGIVVKGAKEHNLKNVSVTIPRNKITVFTGLSGSGKSSLAFDTVYAEGQRRYVESLSAYARNFLEQLKKPDVDVITGLSPAIAIDQKSVSTNPRSTVGTVTEIYDYLRLLYAKVGVPECPTHHIPVSSQTPQQIIDDVIKKGQGAKFYVLAPMASGKKGEFLAEFQRWAKKGFVKAKVDGKMIELDKATKLAKTKTHDIDLVVDQLIMKDTMKMRLSESINTALSMANGRVIIETLDGERTNYSLHSACPICGYSFPEIEPRMFSFNNPRGACQTCNGLGTLDLEEEEQFSDGEVGGKKLDKVVYKYKGKKTSDEDDEEGDDMVLHDCPDCHGSRLRPEALNIKVAEKTISELAVMSAADLREFLAGIKWRSKDQLIAEKIIKQATDRLDYMIRVGTSYLSMNRSSRTLSGGEAQRIRLATQVGSSLIGVLYVMDEPSIGLHPRDHHRLLDIIGELKDRGNTILLVEHDEDTIRYADFVVDLGPRAGRLGGEMMAQGTPQELENNPNSLTGKYLKGEVRIPVPKQRRPGNGQFIELKGATGNNLQNVDLKIPLGTLTAVTGVSGSGKSTLIIDTLYKILAQKFYKALAEPSPYKKIEGLDKLDKVIDINQRPIGRTPRSTPATYVGLFPLIRDLFANLPDSKLRGYEPGRFSFNVKGGRCETCMGHGQIRVEMHFLSDVFVTCDTCLGRRYNRETLNVKYKEKSIADVLDMSVGEALEFFKNHSHIYRKLETLHRVGLDYMTLGQSSTTLSGGEAQRVKLSKELSKRGTGKTLYILDEPTTGLHFDDVRKLVELLQDLTDQGNTVLVIEHAMEVVKTADHVIDLGPDGGKHGGLIVATGTPEQVTKVKESETGKFLKKILK from the coding sequence ATGTCGCAAGCAGAAGATGGTATCGTAGTAAAAGGCGCCAAAGAACATAACCTTAAGAATGTCAGCGTGACTATTCCAAGGAACAAGATCACCGTATTTACGGGGCTCAGCGGTTCTGGAAAATCGTCGCTTGCCTTTGATACGGTTTATGCTGAAGGCCAACGTCGTTACGTCGAAAGTTTGTCTGCTTATGCTCGTAATTTCTTAGAGCAATTAAAAAAACCAGATGTGGATGTGATCACGGGTTTGTCGCCTGCGATTGCCATCGACCAAAAATCTGTCAGTACCAATCCGCGGTCCACTGTCGGAACGGTGACGGAAATCTACGATTATCTTCGTCTGCTGTATGCTAAAGTGGGCGTGCCTGAATGCCCAACGCACCATATACCAGTGAGCAGTCAAACTCCGCAGCAGATTATCGATGACGTCATCAAAAAAGGCCAAGGCGCTAAGTTTTACGTTTTGGCTCCAATGGCATCTGGAAAAAAAGGGGAGTTCCTGGCCGAGTTCCAACGTTGGGCTAAGAAAGGTTTCGTTAAAGCCAAGGTCGATGGAAAAATGATCGAACTTGATAAAGCTACTAAGCTTGCGAAAACTAAAACCCATGACATCGACCTGGTGGTCGATCAATTGATTATGAAAGACACGATGAAGATGCGCCTCAGCGAAAGCATCAACACCGCTCTTTCGATGGCAAATGGCCGCGTAATTATTGAAACATTGGACGGAGAAAGAACGAATTATTCCCTTCACTCCGCTTGTCCTATTTGCGGATACTCATTCCCTGAAATTGAACCTCGTATGTTTTCTTTCAATAATCCACGAGGCGCCTGCCAAACTTGCAATGGCTTGGGCACTTTGGATTTGGAAGAGGAAGAACAGTTCTCGGATGGTGAAGTCGGCGGTAAAAAGCTCGACAAGGTCGTTTATAAATACAAAGGCAAAAAAACTTCGGATGAGGACGATGAAGAGGGCGACGACATGGTTCTGCATGACTGTCCGGATTGTCATGGTTCACGTCTCAGACCTGAAGCCTTGAACATCAAAGTCGCAGAAAAAACAATTTCTGAGTTGGCGGTGATGAGTGCTGCGGATTTGCGGGAGTTTTTGGCAGGCATCAAATGGCGCAGCAAAGATCAATTGATTGCCGAAAAAATCATTAAGCAGGCGACAGACCGTCTGGATTACATGATCCGTGTGGGTACAAGCTATTTATCGATGAATCGTTCTTCACGCACGCTTTCTGGCGGCGAAGCGCAACGTATTCGATTGGCAACGCAAGTGGGATCTTCATTGATTGGTGTCTTGTATGTGATGGATGAGCCAAGTATTGGTTTGCATCCGCGCGATCACCATCGTTTGCTGGATATCATTGGCGAGTTAAAAGATCGTGGTAATACCATTTTATTAGTAGAACATGACGAAGATACCATTCGATATGCTGATTTCGTTGTCGACTTAGGACCTCGTGCGGGGCGCTTGGGTGGCGAAATGATGGCACAGGGAACTCCACAAGAGTTGGAGAACAATCCGAATTCTTTGACGGGCAAGTACTTGAAAGGCGAAGTGCGTATTCCTGTTCCTAAGCAGCGTCGTCCTGGCAATGGCCAGTTCATCGAACTAAAAGGTGCCACTGGCAACAATCTGCAAAATGTGGATTTGAAAATTCCACTGGGAACTTTGACTGCCGTTACGGGAGTGTCGGGATCTGGTAAATCGACGTTGATCATCGATACGTTGTACAAAATTTTGGCGCAAAAATTTTATAAGGCTTTGGCGGAACCGTCTCCTTATAAAAAAATTGAAGGCTTGGATAAGCTTGATAAAGTCATCGATATCAATCAAAGACCTATCGGTCGTACACCTCGTTCAACGCCAGCGACATATGTTGGGTTGTTCCCTTTGATTCGCGACTTGTTTGCGAACTTGCCGGACTCAAAACTTCGCGGTTACGAGCCTGGTCGCTTTAGCTTTAACGTCAAGGGTGGTCGCTGTGAAACCTGCATGGGGCACGGTCAAATCCGCGTCGAGATGCACTTTCTAAGTGACGTCTTCGTGACTTGTGACACGTGCTTGGGGCGTCGCTACAACCGTGAAACTTTGAATGTGAAGTATAAAGAAAAATCCATCGCTGATGTTTTAGATATGAGTGTGGGCGAGGCTTTGGAGTTCTTTAAAAATCACAGCCATATCTATCGCAAACTCGAAACACTCCACCGAGTGGGGTTGGATTACATGACCTTGGGTCAAAGTTCGACGACCTTGTCGGGGGGAGAAGCGCAGCGTGTGAAGCTTTCTAAAGAGCTTTCAAAACGCGGTACGGGTAAGACACTGTATATTCTGGATGAACCTACCACGGGTTTGCATTTTGACGACGTCAGAAAACTGGTAGAGTTGCTTCAGGATCT